In Lolium rigidum isolate FL_2022 chromosome 7, APGP_CSIRO_Lrig_0.1, whole genome shotgun sequence, the DNA window CTCCTACGTCTTCTACTTCTAGTCCTGACCACACCTCGCATGTCTCGTCTGGCGAATGGGGTGCCTAGCTGTCTCTCTCTCGCTACGGCGGTCTCAGGAGGATGACCACGAGCTGATCGCGGGCATGGGCCACCAGCTCCATCACTCAGCGATCAGCACCGCCTAGACCGGCCGGCGGCTGACTTGTCACTGCCTTTCTGATGCCTTCcctgacggcctcctcctcccaaTTCGTGCCTGAAGCCGACTGCGACAAAAAGCAGGGTTAACAATTATTTTGCCTGAAGCAACATTCTAGCATAGTATATGAGCTAAGAACGTGTATTACGCCGGTTGATTATATTTAACGCTAAGTAAAAGAATTGTATTGCGTACCTTCAGGTGCAACTCCAGGCTTGCTCGATGAGGCCCGTTGCTATCGTCGCTAGTGCTCATCGACACCAGACTGACATCTTCGCCCATCTGATCTTTCAGGCACTGCAGCGTCCTGAGCACCACGTCCGTCGTATTGCCGCCGCGCGCCGACCTCGTCGCTATCTTCACCATGCAAACCTCCCCGGTCTTATCATCCTCTGCCGCCGCGGCTTTTGATATCTGGATCTCGACTTTCTCGCCGGCGTCGTCTTCTTGGGCGCTGCTCGCACCCCCGGCGAGCTGTGACTGGAGGGCCTGATTCTTCTCCTCGAGCTCGCAGACCTTGGACTTGAGAGAGTTCACGTACTCCCTCGCAATGATCAGTATCGACGTCCTGTCTTTCTGCGGTCAGATCGATGTGATTCAGGAGGGCATCGAGGCAAGCATGTGTTGATTGTATGTATATAATATAGCTATAGCCATACCTTGGAGCCAGGAGGGAGGACGGTCCTGAGGGCGTGGAAGCTGTCGTTGAGCTTCTCCCTCCGCTTGCGTTCCGAGATCATGTGCTGCAGCTGGTTTTCCGACGCCTCTGCCTTAGACGTCAGCTGCTGCTGATAGTCGTAGTAGCACTGCTGGTGGTTGTACCTCATCGCCGTGTGCATCTTGGCAAGGACCGACATGGCCGTCTTGAACATCTTCTGCCCGCATGCCGGCTTGTTCAGCCTCCGCCGCGGGCCGAGGCACCGCTCGTAGCGCCTGAACGCGCTCGCGCTAGTCTCCATTATCACCGGCGTGTCCTGGACGTTGGCTGCGTACTGGTCGACGTAGGGGAGCACCACTCCGGGTGCCAGCAAGGAGGAGACCTCGGGGAACTGAGGTCCGGTCGCCCTGGCCGCGACGAAGTGCGCCGCCGTGGAGCTGTTCTCCGGGCTGCAGGGCAGCCAAGCTGAGCGgaacgaggaggaggtggaggacgaggaggggAAGCTGCAGCCACCGGTGGCGTGGTACGAATTTGGGAGGAAGCCGAAGTCGTCCACTACGGAGCTGCCGTGCTGGCTGCTGTACGCCGTTGCTGACTCGTCGTCTATGTTCAGCTGCATGCTGATCTGCACGAACAATCGTACCCAAGTTCATGATCAGGGAGTGTCCAAATAATGGCTCGCTCCATGATCTGTAAGTCTGCATGCTTGCCTGGTTTAGGTGTTGCTGAATCTGTGAGCTGGCGAGCAGTTCCTGCTCCTGCTTCCTGCACTGAAACACTGCGGGGATGCAGCTGCACGAAGAAATTCAGACCACGTAATCGATGAGATGAGCTGTTCGATCTTTTACAAGACAAGAACCTAACAAATTTGTATTGGTAGATGCTGATATTGAATAGTATATGTGGACGTTGTGGCTGCACCTGGCAGTGTAGTCTCCCATgaagccgccgccgcggccgtcgtTGCTGTTGGCCGCGTACCCATGGATCCAGCTGCTGCTATCCATGGCTGGCGTCGATGATGATTACCTGTGGATATTATTTATCTATAACTAGGTCGATGGTGTGTGCGAGCTAGACACAGTTTATAGGGTCCAAGAAGCCGGTGCGTGGGGTTGTGAAGAAGGCGAGCACGTATACATATACTTGTGAGACACAGAGACTTGGGGTGGGCGTATTCACGTGTAAGTGAAAATTTAGCGCGAATATCACTTGCGGCTCTACGTGTGCGCATTCACGTAGACCATGATCTGCTAGTAACCTATATTGCCCAACGAAGAAAGGTCATGATCCGCATCAATCGCTCATGACGTACGATTTTATCTGGCACAATTTCATTTCCCCAAGACCCCGACAGTAGAGCTGTAGAGCGGAGTAAATAGGACAAGGACTCCGTGGACGGAGCGTCGCAGCCGCACGAGAGGATTTTTTTCCCCTTTGTGGGCCGGGAG includes these proteins:
- the LOC124669818 gene encoding putative transcription factor bHLH041, with product MDSSSWIHGYAANSNDGRGGGFMGDYTASCIPAVFQCRKQEQELLASSQIQQHLNQISMQLNIDDESATAYSSQHGSSVVDDFGFLPNSYHATGGCSFPSSSSTSSSFRSAWLPCSPENSSTAAHFVAARATGPQFPEVSSLLAPGVVLPYVDQYAANVQDTPVIMETSASAFRRYERCLGPRRRLNKPACGQKMFKTAMSVLAKMHTAMRYNHQQCYYDYQQQLTSKAEASENQLQHMISERKRREKLNDSFHALRTVLPPGSKKDRTSILIIAREYVNSLKSKVCELEEKNQALQSQLAGGASSAQEDDAGEKVEIQISKAAAAEDDKTGEVCMVKIATRSARGGNTTDVVLRTLQCLKDQMGEDVSLVSMSTSDDSNGPHRASLELHLKSASGTNWEEEAVREGIRKAVTSQPPAGLGGADR